GAGATCTTCCGTTTCCGAATCCATCGTCGAGTCGTCACCAAACACAATTGCAGTTAACCATGAAGCAGTGTAGGGACTAAATCGACTTTCCACATGGGTCACCAGCTGTTCACGTAACATATAAAACCGTTCAAGAAATTTAGAACCTTCACATTCTAGATCCGCTAAATCCTGTAATATGAGCTGATAGGTTATTCCATTTTTTAATAAATAATCACGGTAATCAAACTGGGCCGGATTCCTGCTTTCATTCGGAAGCTCCATGCTCCCCTTTATTATACAACTCGCGCCATATTTTAGACTACCAGGGTTGGGTTCAGACATTGTCTCTTGATTACTTGCTTCAGGGAAATATAGAATGAGGATACGGTGTTTTGAATGCTGCTCTTCAATGACAAACTCCAGCTTGTCATTAGTCAGCTGTACGGGACTGATGATTTCTCCAGCATAATGTGCAGTCTTGTCCGAAAATGTTTTAGGGGATTGAATCGCAGTGGGTGAAGGGATATAAACCGAGAAAAAGAAGAATAATATCAGTGAAGTGAAAATCGGAAGTTTCTTTAATCTTTCATAAAAGTATAAATAAAAAATCCAAAGCAAGAAGGCAACGATTATCCAATCATTTTCGAAATAAATTCTTAGAGTCGCTGCACCTACTGCAAATGCAGCAACATGCCAATATCCTTTCAATTGCAAATTCACCTATTTCTGTTTATGAAGTTGTTTTTGAGCTCCCTCACCTATAGGAATAGGTGAGTTAAGCCCATTTTTTCTCACTACAAAAATGAATCTATCTTAAAAAAGCTTTTTCACTTGTTCTTGCAGTATTTGCGCTTCTTCATCATCTACTGCTTCTAGCTTTTGCAAGACACTCTCCATAAGCTTCGCCTTCTCCTGGTAGTTTGTATCAACTGCAAGATAATCAAGTTCTACTTTTTCCGTATGAACTCCCGCTTCTTTAAATAATTGGATGGCGTATTTATGATTGTGATAATCCTCCGCATAATAAACAGTACGAATTCCACTTTGAATTAACTGCTTCGTACACTGCAAACAAGGAAAGTGCGTTACATAAATGTCTGCATTATCTGTCGCAACACCAAACTTCGCGCATTGCAAGAGTGCATTTGCCTCTGCATGAACAGTTCGTACACAATGACCATCAATGACATAACAACCATCATCAATACAATGAACACTTCCAGACACACTCCCATTATAGCCCCCTGCTATAATCCGCTTATCACGAACAACTGTAGCTCCTACCATTAATCTTGCACATGTGCTGCGAAGTGCAAGCAAGTGACTCTGCGCCATA
This region of Oceanobacillus sp. FSL K6-2867 genomic DNA includes:
- a CDS encoding ComE operon protein 2, which encodes MERISWDQYFMAQSHLLALRSTCARLMVGATVVRDKRIIAGGYNGSVSGSVHCIDDGCYVIDGHCVRTVHAEANALLQCAKFGVATDNADIYVTHFPCLQCTKQLIQSGIRTVYYAEDYHNHKYAIQLFKEAGVHTEKVELDYLAVDTNYQEKAKLMESVLQKLEAVDDEEAQILQEQVKKLF